From the Budorcas taxicolor isolate Tak-1 chromosome 1, Takin1.1, whole genome shotgun sequence genome, one window contains:
- the CISH gene encoding cytokine-inducible SH2-containing protein isoform X1 — protein sequence MVLCVQGPCPLLAVEQIGQRPLWAQSLELPQPVMQPLPAGALLEEAVEESPGQPEREPKVVDPEEDLLCIAKTFSYLRESGWYWGSITASEARQHLQKMPEGTFLVRDSTHPSYLFTLSVKTTRGPTNVRIEYADSSFRLDSNCLSRPRILAFPDVVSLVQHYVASCATDTRSDSPDLAATPALPTPKEDAPGDPALPATAVHLKLVQPFVRRSSTRSLQHLCRLVINRLVADVDCLPLPRRMADYLRQYPFQL from the exons ATGGTCCTCTGCGTTCAGGG ACCTTGTCCTTTGCTGGCCGTGGAGCAGATTGGGCAGCGGCCCCTGTGGGCCCAGTCCCTGGAGCTGCCCCAACCAGTTATGCAGCCTTTGCCTGCTGGCGCCTTGCTGGAGGAGGCAGTAGAGGAGTCCCCAGGCCAGccagagagggagcccaaggtggtgGACCCTGAGGAGGACCTGCTGTGCATAGCCAAGACCTTCTCCTACCTTCGGGAATCTG GCTGGTACTGGGGTTCCATTACAGCCAGTGAGGCCCGGCAACACCTTCAGAAGATGCCAGAGGGCACCTTCTTGGTACGTGACAGCACCCACCCCAGCTACCTGTTCACACTGTCCGTCAAGACCACCCGCGGGCCCACCAACGTGCGCATTGAGTACGCCGACTCCAGCTTCCGCCTGGACTCCAACTGCCTGTCCAGGCCGCGCATCCTGGCCTTCCCAGATGTGGTGAGCCTGGTCCAGCACTACGTGGCCTCCTGTGCCACAGACACCCGGAGTGACAGTCCCGACCTTGCGGCCACCCCGGCCCTACCCACCCCGAAGGAAGATGCGCCTGGTGACCCAGCCCTGCCCGCCACGGCCGTTCACCTAAAACTGGTGCAGCCCTTTGTGCGCAGGAGCAGCACCCGAAGCCTGCAGCACCTGTGCCGCCTCGTCATCAACCGTCTGGTGGCCGACGTGGACTGCCTGCCGCTGCCCCGGCGCATGGCTGACTACCTCCGACAATACCCGTTCCAGCTCTGA
- the CISH gene encoding cytokine-inducible SH2-containing protein isoform X2, producing MQPLPAGALLEEAVEESPGQPEREPKVVDPEEDLLCIAKTFSYLRESGWYWGSITASEARQHLQKMPEGTFLVRDSTHPSYLFTLSVKTTRGPTNVRIEYADSSFRLDSNCLSRPRILAFPDVVSLVQHYVASCATDTRSDSPDLAATPALPTPKEDAPGDPALPATAVHLKLVQPFVRRSSTRSLQHLCRLVINRLVADVDCLPLPRRMADYLRQYPFQL from the exons ATGCAGCCTTTGCCTGCTGGCGCCTTGCTGGAGGAGGCAGTAGAGGAGTCCCCAGGCCAGccagagagggagcccaaggtggtgGACCCTGAGGAGGACCTGCTGTGCATAGCCAAGACCTTCTCCTACCTTCGGGAATCTG GCTGGTACTGGGGTTCCATTACAGCCAGTGAGGCCCGGCAACACCTTCAGAAGATGCCAGAGGGCACCTTCTTGGTACGTGACAGCACCCACCCCAGCTACCTGTTCACACTGTCCGTCAAGACCACCCGCGGGCCCACCAACGTGCGCATTGAGTACGCCGACTCCAGCTTCCGCCTGGACTCCAACTGCCTGTCCAGGCCGCGCATCCTGGCCTTCCCAGATGTGGTGAGCCTGGTCCAGCACTACGTGGCCTCCTGTGCCACAGACACCCGGAGTGACAGTCCCGACCTTGCGGCCACCCCGGCCCTACCCACCCCGAAGGAAGATGCGCCTGGTGACCCAGCCCTGCCCGCCACGGCCGTTCACCTAAAACTGGTGCAGCCCTTTGTGCGCAGGAGCAGCACCCGAAGCCTGCAGCACCTGTGCCGCCTCGTCATCAACCGTCTGGTGGCCGACGTGGACTGCCTGCCGCTGCCCCGGCGCATGGCTGACTACCTCCGACAATACCCGTTCCAGCTCTGA